Proteins found in one Synechococcus sp. LA31 genomic segment:
- a CDS encoding biotin--[acetyl-CoA-carboxylase] ligase: MAAALRQLPADQPLPWQLRVLPVCGSTERELERGLSAGWMPPVALMAQQQRYGHGQQGRLWLSPPGGVWLSAALPWPAAPDGCASLSLAAALGIALQLEPLGLRPQIKWPNDLLLEGRKLAGILPRLRWRGPQVRYAQLGVGINGVNRVPAGAINLAEALGLCGHPQAQPARLAALVLRGLEWAAAAAGQAELVRRQAEQRLWRPEWLEHHGERWSVAGLAADGGLRVRRGTAEAVLQRCF, encoded by the coding sequence GTGGCCGCTGCCTTGCGGCAGCTGCCGGCGGATCAGCCCTTGCCTTGGCAGCTGCGGGTGCTGCCGGTGTGCGGCAGCACCGAGCGGGAGCTGGAGCGCGGGTTGAGCGCCGGCTGGATGCCGCCTGTGGCCTTGATGGCCCAGCAGCAGCGCTATGGCCATGGGCAGCAGGGGCGGCTGTGGCTGTCGCCGCCCGGTGGGGTGTGGCTGAGTGCGGCCCTGCCGTGGCCCGCGGCACCCGATGGGTGTGCCTCGCTGTCTTTGGCGGCGGCGCTGGGGATTGCCCTGCAGCTGGAGCCGTTGGGTCTGCGGCCGCAGATCAAGTGGCCCAATGATCTGCTGCTGGAGGGCCGCAAGCTGGCGGGCATCCTGCCGCGGCTGCGTTGGCGGGGCCCCCAGGTGCGCTACGCCCAGCTGGGGGTGGGCATCAATGGCGTGAACCGTGTACCCGCCGGTGCCATCAACCTGGCCGAGGCCCTGGGGCTGTGCGGCCATCCACAGGCTCAGCCCGCGCGGCTGGCGGCGCTGGTGCTGCGGGGCCTGGAGTGGGCCGCGGCGGCAGCTGGCCAGGCTGAGCTTGTCCGCCGCCAGGCGGAGCAGCGCCTGTGGCGGCCGGAATGGCTCGAGCACCACGGCGAGCGCTGGAGCGTGGCCGGCCTGGCAGCCGATGGTGGCCTGCGCGTGCGCCGCGGCACGGCAGAAGCTGTGCTGCAGCGCTGTTTTTGA
- a CDS encoding aminotransferase class I/II-fold pyridoxal phosphate-dependent enzyme, with protein MPISEPLPALHLSDRVRGLGSGVFARNDQRKQAYRAHAAQAGLPPLLDLSLGSTDLQPPDVAMAAIREQLGRPESAAYCLHGATRPFREAVAAWAQRRFAVAVDPEREVLLLVGSQEGTAHLPLAVLNPGDAALLLDPYYPSHLGGLRLASAAPQVLKLDPAAGFAPDFDQLSASQWEALKLMVLGFPHNPTATTGQQAWVDAAAERAVRHGLVFAHDNPYVDLALDGEAPALLRTPLWRQCGIEFFSFSKGWCMGGYRLAFAIGAEPLITALRQLKGVVDFNQSTALQAGAIAALEQAADWPERIKPIYRERRDRIAALLQAAGWPMRIPSMALYLWLELPPQARAAGLDSESFCAQLLEATGVCLTPGNGFGAGGEGYARLALVHPIEQLEAGAQRMAAWLAQL; from the coding sequence ATGCCCATCTCTGAGCCGTTGCCGGCCCTGCACCTCTCGGATCGGGTTCGCGGGCTCGGCAGCGGTGTGTTCGCGCGCAACGATCAGCGCAAACAGGCCTACCGGGCGCATGCGGCTCAGGCCGGCCTGCCCCCCTTGCTGGATCTTTCGCTCGGATCCACCGACTTACAGCCGCCGGATGTGGCGATGGCGGCGATCCGCGAGCAGCTGGGCCGGCCTGAAAGTGCGGCCTACTGCCTGCATGGCGCCACCCGGCCGTTTCGCGAGGCTGTGGCGGCTTGGGCTCAGCGCCGTTTTGCGGTGGCGGTGGATCCTGAGCGGGAGGTGCTGTTGCTGGTGGGCTCGCAAGAGGGCACGGCCCACCTGCCCCTGGCGGTGCTCAATCCGGGGGATGCCGCGCTCCTGCTTGATCCCTACTACCCATCGCATCTTGGGGGGCTGCGCTTGGCCTCGGCTGCGCCACAGGTGTTGAAGCTTGATCCAGCCGCTGGCTTCGCTCCGGATTTTGATCAGCTCAGCGCCAGCCAGTGGGAGGCCCTCAAGCTGATGGTGCTGGGGTTCCCCCACAACCCCACGGCCACCACCGGCCAGCAGGCCTGGGTGGATGCAGCGGCTGAGCGGGCCGTGCGCCATGGCCTGGTGTTCGCCCACGACAATCCCTATGTGGATCTGGCGCTCGATGGCGAAGCGCCGGCGCTGCTGCGCACACCGCTGTGGCGGCAGTGCGGCATTGAATTTTTCTCCTTTTCCAAGGGCTGGTGCATGGGCGGCTATCGCCTGGCCTTTGCCATCGGTGCTGAGCCCTTGATCACGGCCCTGCGCCAGCTCAAAGGGGTGGTGGATTTCAACCAGAGCACAGCGCTGCAGGCCGGTGCCATTGCGGCGCTGGAACAGGCGGCCGATTGGCCGGAGCGGATCAAGCCGATCTATCGCGAGCGGCGCGATCGCATTGCAGCCTTGCTGCAGGCAGCCGGCTGGCCGATGCGGATTCCTTCGATGGCTCTCTATCTCTGGCTGGAGCTGCCGCCGCAGGCCCGTGCGGCCGGGCTGGATTCGGAATCCTTCTGCGCCCAGCTGCTGGAGGCCACCGGTGTGTGCCTCACACCCGGCAATGGCTTCGGTGCTGGCGGTGAGGGCTATGCGCGGCTGGCGCTCGTGCACCCCATCGAGCAGCTGGAAGCCGGCGCTCAGCGCATGGCGGCGTGGCTGGCTCAGCTCTAA
- the trxA gene encoding thioredoxin, producing MPAVVSVLHLTDANFQAEVLDAQTPVLVDVWAEWCGPCRLMAPMMDWAAGEYADRLVVGKLEADPNPTARDQMGIQGLPTLVIFNNGQEVARHEGAMAQPQLKAFLDAHL from the coding sequence GTGCCTGCTGTTGTGTCTGTTCTGCACCTCACCGATGCCAACTTCCAGGCCGAGGTGCTGGATGCACAAACGCCGGTGCTTGTGGATGTTTGGGCGGAGTGGTGTGGCCCATGCCGCCTGATGGCGCCGATGATGGATTGGGCCGCTGGTGAGTATGCAGACCGTTTGGTGGTGGGCAAGCTTGAAGCAGACCCCAATCCCACGGCCCGCGATCAGATGGGCATTCAGGGGCTCCCCACGCTGGTGATCTTCAACAACGGCCAGGAAGTGGCCCGCCATGAAGGAGCCATGGCCCAGCCCCAGCTCAAGGCTTTCCTGGATGCCCATCTCTGA
- a CDS encoding PspA/IM30 family protein has product MGFFDRLSRLVRSNANAVVGAMEDPAKILDQSVADMQADLVKLRQAVATAIASQKRIQNQAEQAEAQAKTWYERAELALKKGEEDLAREALGRRKTCQDTATALNTQLQSQASQVEQLKQSLVKLESKIAEAKTKKDMLKARAQAAQAQEQLQSAVGNLGTNSSMAAFERMEEKVQSLEARSQAAAELAGADLESQFAALEGAPEVDDELAALKGKLSGSAPSAALPAAGEAVQPVKVEEVDAELEELKRSIDKL; this is encoded by the coding sequence ATGGGCTTCTTTGATCGCCTCAGCCGTTTGGTGCGTTCCAACGCCAATGCGGTGGTGGGGGCCATGGAGGATCCGGCCAAAATCCTCGATCAGTCGGTTGCGGATATGCAGGCCGATCTGGTGAAGCTGCGCCAGGCAGTGGCCACGGCGATCGCTAGCCAGAAGCGCATCCAAAACCAGGCTGAGCAGGCTGAAGCCCAGGCCAAAACTTGGTATGAGCGGGCAGAGCTGGCGCTCAAGAAAGGAGAGGAGGATCTGGCCCGCGAGGCCCTTGGCCGCCGCAAAACCTGCCAAGACACAGCCACCGCGCTCAACACCCAGCTGCAGAGCCAGGCCAGCCAGGTGGAGCAGCTCAAGCAGAGCCTGGTGAAGCTGGAAAGCAAGATCGCCGAGGCCAAAACCAAAAAAGACATGCTCAAGGCGCGGGCCCAGGCGGCCCAGGCCCAGGAGCAGCTGCAAAGCGCCGTGGGCAATCTCGGCACCAACAGCTCGATGGCGGCTTTCGAGCGTATGGAAGAGAAGGTGCAGAGCCTCGAGGCCCGCAGCCAGGCCGCCGCGGAGCTGGCAGGTGCAGATCTCGAAAGCCAGTTCGCGGCCCTTGAAGGTGCTCCGGAGGTGGACGATGAGCTGGCCGCCCTGAAGGGCAAACTCTCTGGCAGCGCCCCTTCCGCAGCCCTGCCTGCCGCAGGAGAGGCCGTTCAGCCGGTGAAGGTGGAAGAGGTGGATGCTGAGCTTGAGGAGCTGAAGCGCTCGATCGACAAGCTCTGA
- a CDS encoding mechanosensitive ion channel family protein, whose protein sequence is MSSARQRLLTDVDFFQSNEGLLVGTGLLLALWLLLTLIERHGRRVRPLVPRLATTLKRPLITGLSAALYLGWLAHALSGAAPALMPLKGLETSTALTLIALGWASINVGQMLLRTDHVQRWLGVEDPRDRAMITSLLDRLLSIGVVVITLAALMVTFGVSTTAVATMLGGAGIGIGFGTQQVSQNFLSGLMLYFTRPFSVGDWIQLPIWAGVETSTLQGTVERIGWYHTRIVTLDRRPLSIPNSVFATTPIENPGRMYNRQIKASISLRYEDLPRIEAIAAAVNELLHNHPDIDTQQMVLVSFNEWANSSINLLVYCFTRTTVWSEYLAVQQKIFLEIAKIVQEAGGDFAFNCTTLYPAPDLSSNHPIRSLTAG, encoded by the coding sequence ATGTCAAGTGCGCGCCAGCGGCTTCTGACCGACGTTGATTTCTTCCAAAGCAACGAAGGACTGCTGGTGGGAACAGGGCTGCTGCTGGCCCTTTGGCTGCTGCTCACGCTGATCGAGCGCCATGGACGACGCGTGCGGCCGCTGGTGCCGCGCCTGGCCACCACGCTCAAGCGTCCGCTGATCACCGGCCTGAGCGCAGCGCTGTATTTGGGTTGGCTTGCCCATGCGCTCAGCGGGGCGGCGCCAGCCCTGATGCCACTCAAGGGCTTGGAAACGTCCACAGCTCTCACCCTGATCGCCCTCGGCTGGGCCTCGATCAATGTGGGGCAGATGCTGCTGCGCACCGATCACGTGCAGCGCTGGCTGGGGGTGGAGGATCCGCGCGACCGCGCCATGATCACCAGCCTTCTCGATCGGCTGCTCTCGATCGGCGTGGTGGTGATCACCTTGGCGGCATTGATGGTCACCTTCGGCGTGTCCACCACGGCTGTGGCCACGATGCTGGGCGGGGCCGGCATCGGCATCGGCTTCGGCACCCAGCAGGTATCGCAGAACTTTCTCTCGGGCTTGATGCTGTATTTCACGCGCCCCTTTTCCGTGGGCGATTGGATTCAGCTCCCGATCTGGGCGGGCGTGGAAACCTCCACGCTGCAGGGCACTGTGGAGCGCATCGGCTGGTATCACACACGCATCGTGACTCTCGATCGCCGGCCACTCTCGATCCCCAATTCGGTGTTCGCCACCACTCCGATCGAAAACCCGGGGCGGATGTACAACCGCCAGATCAAAGCCAGCATCAGCCTGCGCTACGAAGATTTACCGCGCATCGAAGCGATCGCAGCGGCGGTGAATGAGCTTCTGCACAACCACCCCGACATCGATACCCAACAGATGGTGCTGGTGAGCTTCAACGAATGGGCCAACTCATCAATCAATCTGCTCGTGTATTGCTTCACCCGCACAACCGTGTGGAGCGAGTATCTGGCGGTGCAGCAGAAGATCTTCCTTGAGATCGCCAAAATCGTGCAGGAGGCCGGCGGTGATTTCGCCTTCAACTGCACCACCCTCTATCCGGCGCCGGATCTGAGCAGCAACCACCCGATCCGCTCCCTCACTGCAGGCTGA
- a CDS encoding DUF721 domain-containing protein codes for MQQRKAGDVSYLVPSPPAPATGLKACLNQLQQHWRREENLAALWQAWPHIAGPQLAPHCQPLRLQGGRLVVGARHAQWLQALRYNKHRLLGALRGAGFSVKDLVLQQHQPGALPAFGSEEEAQVWAQHPSRVDVFGMAGCPSCGRPAPAGELQRWSRCSFCQRERMDNGVALGSPSDATTPAVQ; via the coding sequence ATGCAACAGCGCAAAGCGGGTGATGTGTCTTATTTGGTGCCCTCGCCGCCAGCACCGGCCACGGGCCTGAAGGCATGCCTCAACCAGCTGCAGCAGCACTGGCGCCGCGAGGAAAACCTGGCCGCCCTCTGGCAGGCCTGGCCGCACATCGCTGGTCCGCAGCTCGCCCCCCACTGCCAGCCGCTGCGGCTCCAGGGTGGGCGCTTGGTGGTGGGAGCCCGCCATGCCCAGTGGCTGCAGGCTCTCCGCTACAACAAGCACCGCTTGTTGGGAGCCCTGCGCGGAGCCGGTTTCTCAGTCAAAGATCTGGTGCTGCAACAGCATCAGCCCGGTGCTTTGCCAGCCTTCGGCAGCGAAGAGGAGGCTCAGGTGTGGGCGCAGCACCCCAGCCGGGTGGATGTGTTCGGCATGGCCGGCTGCCCCAGCTGCGGGAGGCCGGCGCCTGCCGGTGAACTGCAGCGCTGGAGCCGCTGCAGCTTCTGCCAGCGCGAACGGATGGACAACGGCGTCGCGCTTGGATCGCCGAGCGACGCCACCACCCCCGCCGTTCAGTAG
- a CDS encoding glycosyltransferase family 39 protein → MPRRFVLPLVLLCGLAIFVWGLGSTGLVDETPPLFAASARAMAHTGDWLIPRVNGLPRYDKPPLVYWLMGLAYALPGQPQWDPLGTWAARLPSALSTVALMLVLASTLLRWPQPLASGRSPSASQAVITAITAALAFALSPLVLIWSRVAVSDALLTGLLGVVLLLFWRCYAGAGRCWLAWVLLGLAVLAKGPVAVVLAGITLMGFGFWQRDLTGLARRLRPWPGLGITAVVALPWYGLAALVEGRPFIESFFGYHNLQRFTGVVNNHLQPWWFFLPVLLVGALPFTPLLLAGLSTAARTGLAPQPAELSLQRYAACWLLAVLLFFTLAATKLPSYWIPATPAAGVLIALAAQQRPGRWLLGSTVVLQAVLAVGLAAADRWVPLINEPELPTLPAELLASGLLMRAAVCFGVALVAAVLLRAQRGWLLAQQLAMATFVVAALQPLVGLGDRVRQQPLRRIAAAAVAARRAGEPLAMVGILKPSLHFYTDQVVIYEGVQPNGPLNLNDRLLREQRRQQRPTPPTADASVLVVIDQRTAQLPHWQGLPHQHLAKEGLFSLWRVPRQALDRWALGLREQGLPAPDWQLPRPERY, encoded by the coding sequence GTGCCCCGCAGGTTCGTGTTGCCGTTGGTGCTGCTCTGCGGGCTGGCGATCTTTGTGTGGGGCCTGGGCAGCACGGGGTTGGTGGATGAAACCCCGCCCCTCTTTGCCGCCTCGGCCAGGGCGATGGCACACACCGGCGATTGGCTGATCCCCCGGGTGAACGGCCTGCCCCGTTACGACAAACCGCCGCTGGTGTATTGGCTGATGGGGCTTGCCTATGCCCTGCCTGGCCAGCCGCAATGGGATCCCCTCGGCACCTGGGCGGCGCGGCTGCCCTCGGCCCTCAGCACGGTGGCGCTGATGCTGGTGCTCGCATCCACGCTGTTGCGGTGGCCCCAGCCGCTGGCCAGTGGTCGTTCGCCATCGGCCTCCCAGGCCGTGATCACCGCGATCACCGCGGCTCTGGCTTTCGCACTCTCTCCGCTGGTGCTGATCTGGAGCCGCGTGGCGGTGAGCGATGCGCTCCTCACGGGCTTGCTGGGGGTGGTGTTGCTGCTGTTTTGGCGTTGCTACGCCGGTGCTGGCCGTTGCTGGTTGGCCTGGGTGCTTCTGGGCCTGGCGGTGCTGGCTAAGGGCCCGGTGGCTGTGGTGTTGGCCGGGATCACCCTGATGGGCTTCGGTTTCTGGCAAAGGGATCTGACCGGTTTGGCGCGGCGGCTGCGGCCCTGGCCAGGGCTGGGGATCACGGCTGTTGTGGCCCTGCCCTGGTATGGCCTGGCGGCCCTGGTGGAAGGGCGCCCCTTTATCGAGAGTTTCTTCGGCTATCACAACCTGCAGCGTTTCACCGGGGTGGTGAACAACCACCTGCAGCCCTGGTGGTTTTTCTTGCCGGTGCTGCTAGTGGGGGCGTTGCCCTTCACGCCGCTGCTGCTGGCCGGCCTGAGCACCGCCGCGCGCACGGGCCTGGCTCCTCAGCCCGCTGAGCTGTCGCTGCAGCGCTATGCAGCCTGTTGGTTGCTGGCGGTGCTGTTGTTTTTCACCCTGGCTGCCACCAAGCTGCCCAGCTACTGGATTCCGGCCACACCAGCTGCTGGTGTGTTGATCGCCCTGGCGGCCCAGCAGCGCCCTGGCCGCTGGCTGCTGGGTAGCACTGTGGTCCTGCAAGCGGTGCTGGCGGTGGGCCTGGCGGCTGCGGATCGCTGGGTGCCGTTGATCAACGAGCCTGAGCTGCCCACCCTGCCGGCGGAGCTGCTGGCCAGCGGCCTGCTGATGCGGGCCGCCGTGTGTTTCGGGGTGGCCCTGGTGGCGGCTGTGTTGCTGCGCGCGCAGCGCGGCTGGCTGCTGGCTCAACAGCTGGCGATGGCCACGTTTGTGGTGGCGGCGCTGCAGCCGCTCGTGGGGCTGGGGGATCGGGTGCGCCAGCAGCCGCTTCGGCGTATCGCCGCGGCGGCCGTGGCTGCGCGCCGGGCCGGTGAACCGCTGGCGATGGTGGGCATCCTCAAGCCCTCGCTGCACTTCTACACCGATCAAGTGGTGATCTACGAGGGGGTGCAGCCCAATGGGCCGCTCAACCTCAATGACCGGCTGCTGCGCGAGCAGCGCCGCCAGCAGAGGCCCACACCGCCCACGGCCGATGCCAGCGTGCTGGTGGTGATCGATCAACGCACCGCTCAGCTGCCCCACTGGCAAGGGCTGCCTCACCAGCACCTGGCCAAAGAGGGGCTGTTCTCGCTCTGGCGTGTGCCCCGCCAGGCCCTGGATCGCTGGGCGCTTGGGCTGAGGGAGCAAGGGCTGCCCGCTCCCGATTGGCAGCTGCCGCGGCCCGAGCGCTACTGA
- a CDS encoding glycosyltransferase family 4 protein: MNLLVVSTPLGPLGSGRGGGVELTLAGLVAGLLQRGHRITVLAAEGSVLPADCTAAQLWTCPGEPQLSVQHQGREALITMQADGLLARFWRRVLAEAPAAGFDAVLNLSYDWLPFWLTPTAPLPILHLVSMGSVTAAMDAVIAEVAAWDQRHLAFHTASQAADFALPQPPVLVGNGFDLSAYQFCAQPEPLLGWVGRVAPEKGLEDAAAAAARVGLPLAVWGLLEDQAYGEAVEASVPPGTLQWRGFLPTAQLQEELGRCLALLNTPKWNEAYGNVVVEAMACGVPVLAYSRGGPGELVQPGLNGWLVEADDVAALAQAVGQVERLDRSACRQWVAQHASRAVLAQRIEAWLEGALQP, encoded by the coding sequence GTGAACCTGCTGGTGGTGTCCACCCCGCTGGGACCTTTGGGCAGCGGCCGTGGCGGTGGTGTGGAGCTCACCCTGGCGGGGCTGGTGGCGGGCTTGCTGCAGCGGGGGCATCGGATCACGGTGCTGGCGGCAGAGGGCTCAGTGCTGCCGGCCGATTGCACCGCCGCTCAGCTCTGGACGTGCCCTGGTGAGCCCCAGCTCAGCGTGCAGCACCAGGGCCGTGAAGCCCTGATCACCATGCAGGCTGATGGCCTACTGGCCCGCTTCTGGCGCCGGGTGCTGGCGGAGGCGCCTGCGGCGGGGTTCGATGCGGTGCTCAATCTCAGTTACGACTGGTTACCTTTCTGGCTCACCCCCACGGCACCGCTGCCGATCCTGCATCTGGTGAGCATGGGTTCGGTGACCGCTGCCATGGATGCGGTGATCGCGGAGGTGGCGGCCTGGGATCAGCGGCATCTGGCCTTTCACACCGCCTCCCAGGCGGCAGATTTCGCTTTGCCGCAGCCGCCGGTGTTGGTGGGCAATGGTTTTGATCTGAGCGCCTATCAGTTCTGCGCGCAGCCTGAGCCGCTGCTGGGTTGGGTGGGCCGTGTGGCGCCGGAGAAAGGGCTCGAAGATGCCGCGGCTGCGGCCGCGCGGGTTGGCCTGCCCTTGGCCGTGTGGGGTCTGCTCGAAGATCAGGCGTATGGGGAGGCTGTGGAGGCCTCGGTGCCGCCGGGCACGCTGCAGTGGCGGGGGTTTTTGCCCACGGCCCAGCTGCAGGAGGAGCTGGGCCGTTGCCTGGCCTTGCTCAACACGCCCAAATGGAATGAGGCCTACGGAAATGTGGTGGTGGAGGCCATGGCCTGCGGCGTGCCGGTGTTGGCGTACAGCCGCGGGGGGCCGGGTGAACTGGTGCAGCCGGGGCTGAACGGCTGGTTGGTGGAGGCTGACGATGTAGCGGCACTGGCGCAGGCGGTAGGGCAAGTGGAGCGCCTCGATCGCTCCGCCTGCCGCCAGTGGGTGGCGCAGCACGCATCGCGGGCGGTGCTGGCGCAGCGCATCGAAGCTTGGCTAGAAGGGGCGCTTCAGCCGTAA
- a CDS encoding DMT family transporter — protein MLLPFALWGTAMAAMKPLLAGAGPLTLAWMRLLPAGLVLLAAAQLWRGRSGVDRRDWGWLVVFALVDATAFQGLLARGLVSTGAGLGSVLIDSQPLLVALLARSLFGEAINPVGWLGLLIGLLGILCLGLPAPLLQHWWLMGPEALDVQAWSHGELWMLAAALAMALGTVISRYACRHSDPVAVTGWHMLLGGVPLLAGSALLPAFRAEAPPFWPTWSLGQWGLMAFAALLGSALAYGLFFWFANHGDLTSFTALTFLTPVFALLCGVLLLGEQLQPLQWLGAAFALVSVVLINRRALIWHPAAAAEVMP, from the coding sequence ATGCTCTTGCCGTTTGCCCTCTGGGGCACCGCTATGGCGGCGATGAAGCCGCTGCTGGCAGGGGCGGGGCCGTTGACCCTGGCTTGGATGCGGCTGCTGCCGGCTGGTTTGGTGTTGCTGGCAGCCGCTCAGCTTTGGCGCGGCCGCAGTGGTGTCGATCGGCGCGATTGGGGCTGGTTGGTGGTGTTTGCCCTGGTGGATGCCACGGCCTTTCAGGGCCTGCTGGCCCGTGGTTTGGTGAGCACTGGCGCTGGCTTGGGGTCGGTGTTGATCGATTCCCAGCCGTTGCTGGTGGCACTGCTGGCTCGCAGCCTCTTCGGAGAGGCGATCAACCCTGTGGGCTGGCTGGGGCTGTTGATTGGTTTGCTCGGGATCCTGTGCCTCGGCCTACCAGCTCCCTTGCTGCAGCACTGGTGGCTGATGGGGCCCGAAGCGCTGGATGTTCAGGCCTGGAGCCATGGCGAGCTGTGGATGTTGGCCGCCGCGCTGGCGATGGCCCTGGGCACGGTGATCAGCCGTTACGCCTGCCGCCATAGCGATCCGGTGGCGGTTACGGGCTGGCACATGCTGCTGGGTGGTGTGCCATTGCTGGCCGGATCAGCGCTGTTGCCCGCCTTCCGTGCGGAAGCGCCGCCGTTCTGGCCAACCTGGAGCCTGGGGCAGTGGGGCTTGATGGCCTTTGCCGCCTTGTTGGGCAGCGCCCTGGCCTACGGGTTGTTTTTCTGGTTCGCCAATCACGGCGATCTCACCAGCTTCACTGCGCTCACGTTTCTCACGCCAGTGTTTGCCTTGTTGTGTGGGGTGCTGCTGCTAGGGGAGCAGCTCCAACCCCTGCAATGGCTTGGTGCCGCCTTCGCCTTGGTGAGCGTGGTGCTGATCAACCGCCGCGCGCTGATTTGGCATCCAGCCGCAGCTGCTGAGGTGATGCCGTGA
- the sppA gene encoding signal peptide peptidase SppA produces the protein MVWPWRRKSRRKLARIAIEGAIASSTRERVVKALREVERREFPALLLRIDSPGGTVGDSQEIHAAIQRLRQKGCRVVASFGNISASGGVYVGVAAEKIVANAGTITGSIGVILRGNNLSRLLERIGIQFETVKSGLYKDILSPDRALTGAERQLLQELIDSSYGQFVAAVAEGRGLEEQAVRLFADGRVFSGAQALQHGLVDQLGDEECARRLACELAELDVEKTRPISFGQPTKRFSGLIPGRNLFARLSDALHLELAWNGQPLWLHRP, from the coding sequence ATGGTCTGGCCCTGGCGCCGCAAATCCCGCCGCAAACTGGCGCGTATCGCCATCGAAGGGGCGATTGCATCCAGCACCCGCGAACGGGTGGTTAAGGCTTTGCGAGAGGTGGAGCGACGGGAGTTCCCGGCCCTGCTGCTGCGCATCGACAGCCCCGGCGGCACCGTGGGCGACAGCCAGGAGATCCATGCGGCGATCCAGCGGCTGCGGCAAAAGGGCTGCCGGGTGGTGGCCAGCTTCGGCAACATCTCAGCCTCCGGCGGGGTGTATGTAGGTGTGGCGGCCGAAAAGATCGTGGCCAATGCCGGCACGATCACCGGCTCCATTGGCGTGATCCTGCGGGGCAACAATCTCTCCCGCCTGCTGGAGCGCATCGGCATCCAGTTCGAAACGGTGAAGAGCGGCCTCTACAAAGACATCCTCTCGCCGGATCGCGCGCTCACCGGTGCAGAACGGCAGCTACTGCAGGAGCTGATCGATTCCAGCTACGGCCAGTTCGTGGCCGCTGTGGCGGAGGGGCGTGGCTTGGAGGAGCAGGCCGTACGCCTCTTCGCCGACGGTCGCGTATTCAGCGGCGCTCAGGCGCTCCAGCACGGCCTGGTGGATCAATTGGGCGATGAAGAGTGCGCCAGGCGCCTGGCCTGTGAGCTAGCGGAGCTCGATGTGGAGAAAACTCGGCCGATCAGCTTCGGGCAGCCCACCAAACGCTTCTCGGGTCTGATCCCCGGCCGCAACCTCTTCGCGCGCCTCAGCGACGCCCTCCATCTGGAATTGGCCTGGAACGGCCAACCGCTGTGGTTGCATCGCCCATGA
- the aroH gene encoding chorismate mutase: MSSTRELRALRGATTANANSREAINEAVAELLDALVERNDLEGSQLLSVTFSVTADLDAVFPAAIARHRQGWDAVALLDCQQMAVAGDLPRCIRLLAHAWLASERPVRHAYLRDAARLRPDLAD, translated from the coding sequence ATGAGCAGCACCAGAGAGCTCCGCGCCCTGCGCGGAGCCACAACCGCCAACGCCAACTCCCGCGAGGCGATCAACGAAGCGGTGGCCGAGCTGCTCGATGCCCTGGTGGAGCGCAACGATCTCGAAGGCAGCCAGCTGCTATCGGTCACCTTCTCGGTGACCGCTGATCTCGATGCGGTGTTCCCCGCCGCCATCGCCCGGCACCGGCAGGGCTGGGATGCTGTAGCGCTGCTCGATTGCCAGCAGATGGCGGTGGCCGGTGATCTGCCCCGTTGCATCCGCCTGTTGGCCCATGCCTGGCTAGCGAGCGAGCGACCCGTGCGCCATGCCTATCTGCGCGATGCAGCCCGGCTGCGGCCGGATCTGGCCGACTGA
- a CDS encoding DUF2808 domain-containing protein, whose amino-acid sequence MAGFRTTAAGTAVAAALGLAGAAAALAPMLPANSQGTPGLVEFRWDSSKDYRKLYFFMTDTQRLKRSEYYLILKPKDRKTAILKLTVGIPKTFDVKINPKYVKLCYMKEGGMLARTRCEADIPATIEIADDGSAIEIFPDTPVPVGKTIGVYINLFNPFNAGMYQFNALAQAPGDVPVSGYLGSWLIQIDPPSN is encoded by the coding sequence ATGGCAGGTTTTCGCACCACCGCCGCCGGCACGGCCGTAGCAGCAGCCCTCGGGCTTGCCGGCGCCGCCGCGGCCCTTGCCCCGATGCTGCCCGCCAACAGCCAGGGCACCCCAGGGCTTGTGGAATTCCGCTGGGACAGCAGCAAGGATTACCGCAAGCTCTACTTCTTCATGACCGATACCCAGCGCCTCAAGCGCTCGGAGTATTACCTCATTCTCAAGCCCAAAGACCGCAAAACAGCGATCCTCAAGCTCACCGTGGGCATCCCAAAAACGTTCGACGTCAAGATCAATCCCAAGTACGTCAAGCTCTGCTACATGAAGGAGGGCGGCATGTTGGCCCGCACCCGTTGTGAAGCGGATATTCCAGCCACGATTGAAATAGCCGATGACGGCAGCGCGATCGAAATCTTCCCGGACACCCCAGTGCCCGTGGGCAAAACCATCGGTGTGTACATCAACCTGTTCAACCCCTTCAACGCGGGTATGTATCAGTTCAATGCCCTGGCCCAGGCCCCGGGTGATGTGCCGGTGTCGGGCTACCTCGGCAGCTGGCTGATCCAGATCGATCCCCCCAGCAACTGA
- the rpmH gene encoding 50S ribosomal protein L34: MTKRTLEGTSRKRKRVSGFRVRMRSHTGRRVIRTRRKRGRARLAV, from the coding sequence ATGACCAAGCGCACCCTTGAAGGAACCAGCCGTAAGCGCAAGCGTGTTTCCGGTTTCCGCGTTCGCATGCGCAGCCACACCGGCCGCCGCGTGATCCGCACCCGCCGCAAGCGTGGCCGCGCTCGCTTGGCTGTCTGA